In the genome of Streptomyces collinus, one region contains:
- the proC gene encoding pyrroline-5-carboxylate reductase, with the protein MTQKVAVLGTGKIGEALLSGMIRAGWTPSDLLVTARRPERAEELRTRYGVTPVTNAEAAKTADTLILTVKPQDMGTLLDELAPHVPADRLVISGAAGIPTAYFEERLAPGTPVVRVMTNTPALVDEAMSVISAGTHATADHLAHTEEIFGAVGKTLRVPESQQDACTALSGSGPAYFFYLVEAMTDAGILLGLPRDKAHDLIVQSAIGAATMLRDSGEHPVKLRENVTSPAGTTINAIRELENHGVRAALIAALEAARDRSRALASGNNG; encoded by the coding sequence ATGACCCAGAAAGTCGCAGTCCTCGGCACCGGCAAGATCGGCGAAGCCCTGCTCAGCGGAATGATCCGCGCCGGCTGGACCCCGTCCGACCTCCTGGTCACCGCCCGCCGCCCGGAACGAGCCGAAGAGCTCCGCACCCGCTACGGCGTCACCCCGGTCACCAACGCCGAAGCCGCCAAGACCGCCGACACCCTGATCCTCACGGTGAAACCGCAGGACATGGGCACCCTCCTCGACGAGCTGGCCCCCCACGTCCCCGCCGACCGCCTGGTCATCAGCGGCGCCGCGGGCATCCCCACGGCCTACTTCGAGGAGCGCCTCGCCCCCGGCACCCCGGTCGTCCGCGTCATGACGAACACCCCGGCCCTGGTCGACGAGGCTATGTCCGTCATCTCCGCCGGCACCCACGCCACCGCCGACCACCTCGCCCACACCGAGGAGATCTTCGGCGCCGTCGGCAAGACGCTCCGCGTCCCCGAGTCCCAGCAGGACGCCTGCACCGCCCTCTCCGGCTCCGGCCCGGCCTACTTCTTCTACCTGGTCGAAGCCATGACCGACGCCGGCATCCTGCTCGGCCTGCCCCGCGACAAGGCGCACGACCTCATCGTCCAGTCCGCCATCGGCGCCGCGACGATGCTCCGCGACAGCGGCGAACACCCGGTCAAGCTCCGCGAGAACGTCACGTCCCCCGCCGGCACGACGATCAACGCCATCCGCGAACTGGAGAACCACGGCGTACGGGCCGCCCTCATCGCCGCCCTCGAAGCCGCCCGCGACCGCAGCCGCGCCCTGGCCTCCGGCAACAACGGCTGA
- the trpS gene encoding tryptophan--tRNA ligase, with product MTRVFSGVKPTGHLTLGNYLGAMRRWAAVDQYEADALFCVVDLHALTVDHDPARVRRLSRQSATLLLAAGLDPELCTVFVQSHVDEHARLSYVLECVATDGEMRRMIQYKEKAAREQRRGGSVRLSLLTYPVLMAADILAYGAGEVPVGDDQRQHVELARDLAVRFNQRYGHTFVVPRATRPGVAARVMNLQDPASKMGKSDDVGPGIVYLLDEPDVVRKKVMRAVTDSGREVVYDPEARPGLANLLEILAACTGGEPELLSGAYTSYGDLKKDTAEAVVEVLRPLRERHKELCTDPAYVEGVLRDGAERARGMARPTVDAAYRAIGLLPAVAERDPAGAGV from the coding sequence ATGACACGGGTCTTCAGTGGGGTCAAGCCGACGGGGCATCTGACGCTGGGGAACTACCTGGGGGCCATGCGGCGGTGGGCCGCGGTCGACCAGTACGAGGCCGACGCGCTGTTCTGCGTCGTCGATCTGCATGCCCTGACCGTCGACCACGATCCCGCGCGGGTGCGCAGGCTGAGCCGGCAGTCGGCGACGCTGCTGCTGGCGGCCGGCCTGGATCCGGAGCTCTGCACGGTATTCGTGCAGAGCCATGTGGACGAGCACGCCCGGCTGTCGTACGTGCTGGAGTGCGTGGCCACCGACGGTGAGATGCGGCGGATGATCCAGTACAAGGAGAAGGCCGCGCGGGAGCAGCGGCGGGGCGGGAGTGTGCGGCTGTCGCTGCTGACGTATCCCGTGCTGATGGCGGCGGACATCCTGGCGTACGGGGCCGGCGAGGTGCCGGTCGGGGACGATCAGCGGCAGCATGTGGAGCTGGCGCGGGATCTCGCCGTGCGGTTCAACCAGCGGTACGGGCACACGTTCGTGGTGCCGCGGGCGACGCGGCCGGGGGTGGCGGCTCGGGTGATGAATCTGCAGGATCCGGCGTCGAAGATGGGCAAGAGCGACGACGTCGGGCCGGGGATCGTCTATCTGCTGGACGAGCCGGACGTGGTGCGCAAGAAGGTCATGCGGGCCGTGACCGACAGTGGGCGGGAGGTCGTCTACGACCCGGAGGCCCGGCCGGGGCTCGCCAATCTGCTGGAGATCCTCGCGGCGTGCACGGGTGGGGAGCCCGAGCTGTTGAGTGGTGCGTACACGTCGTACGGGGACCTGAAGAAGGACACCGCGGAGGCCGTGGTCGAGGTGCTCCGGCCCCTGCGGGAGAGGCACAAGGAGTTGTGTACGGATCCCGCGTATGTGGAGGGGGTGCTGCGGGACGGGGCCGAGCGGGCTCGGGGGATGGCCCGGCCGACGGTGGATGCCGCGTACCGGGCCATCGGGTTGCTGCCGGCCGTGGCGGAGAGGGATCCGGCCGGGGCCGGGGTGTGA
- a CDS encoding ABC transporter permease: protein MTTTPTRTATPPRALNASRTTATAARVLRQLTHDPRTIALLVLIPCVMLFLLRYVFDGSPRTFDGIGASLLGIFPLITMFLVTSIATLRERTSGTLERLLAMPLGKGDLIAGYALAFGTLAIIQSALATGLAVWFLGLDVTGSPWLLLLVALLDALLGTALGLFVSAFAASEFQAVQFMPAVIFPQLLLCGLFTPRDEMHPTLEAISDVLPMSYAVDGMNEVLRHTDMTATFVRDVLIVAGCALLVLILGAATLRRRTA, encoded by the coding sequence ATGACCACCACCCCGACCAGGACGGCCACCCCACCGCGGGCCCTGAACGCCTCCCGCACCACCGCCACCGCCGCCCGGGTCCTCCGCCAGCTCACCCACGACCCCCGCACCATCGCGCTGCTGGTCCTCATCCCCTGCGTGATGCTGTTCCTGCTGCGCTACGTCTTCGACGGCAGCCCCCGCACCTTCGACGGCATCGGCGCGTCCCTCCTCGGGATCTTCCCCCTGATCACGATGTTCCTCGTGACCTCCATCGCCACCCTGCGCGAACGCACCTCCGGCACCCTCGAACGCCTCCTCGCCATGCCGCTCGGCAAGGGCGACCTCATCGCCGGCTACGCCCTCGCCTTCGGCACCCTCGCGATCATCCAGTCCGCCCTGGCCACAGGCCTCGCCGTCTGGTTCCTCGGCCTCGACGTCACCGGCAGCCCCTGGCTCCTCCTCCTGGTGGCCCTCCTCGACGCCCTCCTCGGCACCGCCCTCGGCCTCTTCGTCTCGGCCTTCGCCGCCTCCGAATTCCAGGCGGTCCAGTTCATGCCGGCGGTGATCTTCCCCCAGCTGCTCCTGTGCGGCCTGTTCACCCCGCGCGACGAGATGCACCCCACCCTGGAGGCCATCTCGGACGTCCTCCCCATGTCCTACGCCGTCGACGGCATGAACGAGGTCCTGCGCCACACGGACATGACCGCCACCTTCGTCCGGGACGTCCTCATCGTCGCGGGCTGCGCACTCCTGGTCCTGATCCTGGGCGCGGCGACCCTCAGGCGCCGGACGGCATAG